One Cryptomeria japonica chromosome 9, Sugi_1.0, whole genome shotgun sequence genomic window carries:
- the LOC131051296 gene encoding disease resistance protein RUN1-like, with translation MLSSLPDDFGNLTNLWSIDLRHCKRLNMLPDSFSQLLHLTDLNLSNCEMLASLPDDFGNLTSLRGINLQYCKGLKMLPASFSQLLHLTDLDLSYCKMLCKMLSSLPDDFGNLTSLRNINLQDCKGLNMLSASFSQLFHLTDLDLSKCEMLSSLPETLPIMSLNNLRITFCNFLKDVRCISGLINLERLEIGDCLQIEELPSFADLPSLKSFKMWKCPEVDKIEGLEHAKSLNKLWVETRWKVPGIQGLENVERLEGLHLKYETISALKPCIQSIKGKECPRIMWIQGGVNHLKESIVNSLELEFSDLKKVVWRVPDDSNDSEVSIPDGSEVSDDWVGFGEDYVYWYGLGEDDFSNEGDYYLYYAEKEKEKSKVVCIWYSVCARHFFLPDKVIGVSGEKQRVAEAFHQLLELME, from the exons ATGCTGTCATCATTACCTGATGATTTTGGCAATTTAACGAACTTGTGGAGTATAGATCTGCGACATTGCAAGCGGTTGAATATGTTGCCCGATTCTTTCAGTCAGCTGTTACACCTAACAGATCTAAATTTATCAAACTGTGAAATGCTGGCATCACTACCTGATGATTTTGGCAATTTAACGAGCTTGAGGGGTATAAATCTGCAGTATTGCAAGGGATTGAAGATGTTGCCCGCTTCTTTCAGTCAGCTGTTACACCTGACAGATCTAGATTTATCATACTGTAAAATGCTGTGTAAAATGCTGTCATCACTACCTGATGATTTTGGCAATTTAACGAGCTTGAGGAATATAAATCTGCAGGATTGCAAGGGGTTAAACATGTTGTCCGCTTCTTTCAGTCAGCTGTTTCACCTGACAGATCTAGATTTATCAAAATGTGAAATGCTGTCATCACTACCTGAGACGCTACCAATTATGTCGCTCAACAATCTAAGAATAACCTTTTGTAATTTCCTGAAGGACGTCAGGTGTATTAGTGGTCTCATAAACCTTGAGAGACTGGAAATAGGTGACTGTCTGCAGATAGAAGAACTTCCAAGCTTTGCAGATTTGCCTTCGCTGAAGAGTTTTAAAATGTGGAAATGCCCCGAAGTTGATAAAATAGAAGGTTTGGAACATGCCAAGTCGTTGAACAAATTGTGGGTAGAGACCCGGTGGAAGGTGCCAGGTATACAGGGTTTGGAGAATGTGGAACGACTGGAAGGATTACACCTGAAATACGAGACCATATCAGCTCTGAAACCTTGTATTCAATCTATAAAGGGGAAG GAATGTCCAAGGATTATGTGGATACAAGGTGGCGTTAACCATTTGAAGGAGTCAATTGTAAACTCATTGGAATTGGAGTTTTCTGACCTTAAGAAGGTCGTCTGGAGGGTTCCAGATGATTCCAATGATTCAGAGGTCTCTATTCCAGATGGTTCAGAGGTTTCAGATGATTGGGTTGGATTCGGCGAAGATTATGTTTATTGGTATGGACTCGGCGAAGATGATTTTTCAAATGAAGGTGATTATTATTTGTATTATgcggagaaagagaaagaaaagagcaAAGTAGTATGTATATGGTATTCAGTTTGTGCACGCCACTTTTTTCTACCAGACAAAGTAATAGGAGTGTCCGGCGAGAAACAAAGAGTTGCGGAGGCCTTTCACCAATTATTGGAACTTATGGAATAA